In the genome of Osmerus mordax isolate fOsmMor3 chromosome 10, fOsmMor3.pri, whole genome shotgun sequence, the window GTGTGCATAGTGCTTAGTTTCTCTAATCAATTCGCATCGATTCGGCTGGAGACAATAGAttgtgaagagtgtgtgtggttgtgttatgTATGCTTGTAAAGTAGTATTACTAAGCAGTTGTCTTTGCTTGTCATGCTGGCATGCTTTGGTCAAATGATGACTAAATCTTTCCTTTCAGTCCATTGGATGTATTTAAAGTATTATCTTTGTGCTCTTTTACAGACTCAACTCAAGGGGCCTATGGCAGCCTTTTTAATGCAAAGTAGGGACAATCCAATGAAAGCCCTAGGCATGGTCACAGGTATCATTAGCATATTGGTAGGGCTGACTGTTTTCATCTCCACGGCTATGTTCATGCGCAACACAAAGTCGAACAGGATCATACCTGAACGGCGTATCATCAGAAGGAGACCACAAAACCACCAGCCATGGACTTTCAGAATGCCATTCCTCGGCAGCAGTAACCGATCGGAAAAATTCCTTACCAACGATCTGGAGAAAAATTCCAACCAGAACATCAACAGTCCATGTTCacaacctccaccccccagggccccctgcctgccccctccccccatcagcAATGCCAGGCCCAGTGAGAGGCCCAGGGCAGTGCCCACAGTTTCTGGAACCGTTTCATCAAAGTGCTCCAAGAAATCAAGCCACAGCAAGGAGAACAATGTCAGCTCAGCCCTGGTCTCAGAGCTCAAGATGAGACTGGAGCAGAAAATTATTGAAAGCAACCAAGGCTATTATTAAATGTATTCTTATAAACACTATCCATTTATCAACATTGTTTTATAACAAGGCACTGTCACATCTGCTCCTTAGTTTGCTTTATAAGACAATTCCTGAATAGACCATGATGAAGACTATGATCAAAGATGGCAAGTTTTTAAATAAGCCTCCAGAAGCCAGTAATCCAAAAATAAGCAGCAGTCACATGTAGGATTTGATTCAACAACACTGGTTTCATGCTGGTTAGGAAGTGAATGACAGGGTGTGTCATTTGATTTGGACAAAACTTGTTTGTGTAACCCTACATTGTTTGTCTTGACACTTTATCTCCGGGCATAAAAGAGTAACTGAGTCAGGTAATTCGAACCTTTTAGGTCATCGCACTGCCATTTTGAGGATTATGTCTTTGTAACAAAGCTGCGTTTGTAAATAGGATTGCTGTTAATTACTTTCCATACAAATGTATATTACATTTTTTGAAAAGTGGGATCCTGCAAGATCTTTTTGAAGAAAAGTTCTCAAAGTGTCACCTGTGAATTATATAACATTTTTACAATGCAGCTACATGACATATAATTGTTCAGGTGATAAACACCATTGTTTAACAGGAAGTTCTCACCTGAATTTACTATGAATACTGGCTTTTAAAGCTATGGATTTTTTCCCTTCTATGATTACATGTGCCACTGTAGGCTTTCAAAACAATACAAGCTTTTTGCTTTTTAACAACACCTATAGACATGCTTTTAGATGTAATGCTTTTTTGCTTGCTTTGATCAATTATTTATTTGGGGGGTTTGATTGAAAGGCATATCTTTGGTTCTTCAATACTGATCAAACTTCACAATTTTTTTATAATGAGTCACAGTAGACAAGGAATTTCAAATCTATAATCATTTTACTTTCGCATGTGAGAGGCATTATTTTTCCCTTGACATTTTCAGGAAAATACAACAATAGATAAAATTCAAGGAAACTTGCTTGGTAATTTCTTTAGCAGTGTTATTCTATCGACACACTGCTTAAGAAACTGATTATTTGTTGTGCAGGATCAATTGCAGATTCCACAGCACTTTCTACTGAAGGTAAATCCATGTCCAGTTTTCTTTTAATATTTATAAGTGTTACTCTTGTTGTCTAACTATACATATTACGAATAGTACTTGCCGGAGTGACACCTTTGTATTGTCTTTGTACGTATAAtttgtaataaataaatgtaaaaatatttttttttattcaattagAAATTTATTTTGTCGTTTGTCTGACTGGCAAAGCTAGATCTATTCAGTCAATCAAGTCAACTTGCCACAATCATGTTTCCGTGATATAGATTTTACTGTTCTTAAAAATGACTGACCATTGTCATGTCTACCAACAACTGTGATTTATTGAACAAACCACATACACATCAGAATCCAAAATACACTTTAGCATTGGAATGTGGCGCTCTCCTGGGCTATAATCTTCAAAGACTAGTTATACTAATTTGAGCATTTAACGAAAGCACAGCATTCAAAACCAAAGGCATACTACACTATTTAGTGTGGCCAATACATTAATGCTATTCTTTCTAGATATGATCAAGACACACAGGATTCAGATAGAAAAGCGCTTTAATCTCCTTACTATGGTTAGGGTTGCATTAATAAACACACGCAAAATACAGCTTGTATAACAAATCCTCTGTGTAATTGCGCTAAAATCAAAGAGTATGCCTCAGTCTCCATATTAAACTCCTCCATGACCTTTACCCTGTCATTCAACACAAGAACAATCCCTCCAAAACAGAAAAGCAAGTAACAACCTGCAAATAATATAGAGGAAAACATATATATAGAAAAGCATGGTTATGATAATTGATCAGATGGAAAATGGACAACAACTTTTATTAAGTGTTCACCACTTAAAACAAATTATCTACAAACATCAcatgtaaatataaaatgtatgtaaaaaaaagtttctttTTTAAGTAAAAAATCTTTGCACAAGACATCAACAAACTCTTCCTAGGAACACGGAAGAAAGGCATTTAAATCCTAATAAGACAATTTAAGCTTAACTGTCAACCATTCTGAAACTTAACTTTCAACTAAGACTGTGTCTTAACATGATCTTTATGCTTACCGTAGGTACCTTGGCAGCTATTATAGCTAAAGTTAATACAGCTGTGCTCCGCTGATGCCCTTCCCACTCTTATCAtctgacctcctcctcatcatcctctctTCAGAGTCCCGACAAAGTGCTTCGTCACTGGCGGCCTGCAAGCTATCGAAGGTGCcgtgtctctcctctgctctctttagGTCTTTCccctgctgcctccgcctctTGCACACTTCTGTACAGCGCTCAAAGCAGTTAAACCTGGTGTCGGTGGTGCAGGCGTACATGCCAGCAGGCACTGCCAGTACCATAGCACAGACAATCACTATAATGTGAAtgagtctctccctctgttccagTTCGCTGATGTCACTGCCTGTAACAAACACAATGCACTGGCCTTCACGAGGAGCTTGGTTTTTTAGGGTCACGCAGACCTCGTACTTTGTGACTGGCATCAGGTCACCAACTGAGTAGCTATTGATGCCAGGGCCAATGTAGATCATCTCTTTTTTGGGAAAGTCGTATTTACCAAAGTGGATGGTAAACCAGGTTTCTGCTGGGTTCTCTGTGATGGCATACCACTCCAAGGTGATACCATAGACCGTCTGCTTGGAGATGCGGATGTCTATATACACATTCTCCTCCGCTGATGCTAACGGGAATGCAGGGGACAAGGTGACGGAGGAGTTGACGGACCTGACGTTGACAATAACGCTAATGGAGGAGTTTCCTATGAAGTTGTTGGCAATGCAAATGTAGTATCCTCTGTCTGCCAGGTGAAGAGATGGAATTATCAGCTGCGAGCGGATGGTGTCTTCGTCCACACGTATCTGTTTGACTAACGGGGCACCAAGAATTATGTTACTCATGTGATTGGCAGGATATATACATATGTAAAATCAGGACATATATTAATATTCTGTACGAACCTCATTGAATGTGCTGTTAATAAGCGTATGTATATCATTGAATGCCCTATTATTCAATGAATAAATTAATGAACCCAAGAGCCAAAACCAGAAGTCGTCTTTATCCAAAACTTGCCcacatgtttttttaaattgtacAGTTAATGTAGTTTAATGTTGTCTTAGCAGTATTAGGGGTATAGTTCTTATCCCATCAATAAACTGTTGCTTTTTATAAATAACGGTGAtaagtaaaaatatatatatatatgttttaaaGTAAATAGAGCCTTACCAGCAAATCCTCTTATAATCTTCAGACTGTACATCCATTGAATGCTGGGGTCAGGCCTAGCCTTGACTAAACAAGTGAGAGTTAAATTTGCTCCCAGTGGCAAAGTAATGTTGGTGTCTAAGGCTGAGGCCACAGGCTTCATACAAGTTTTCAACTGGAGCTCATGGAAGAATTTTCCGGCACGGGTGCTAGGGCCTGCACAGGTCAGGTAAGAGTTCATTAGAATGAGTGGTGGGCTCACAGTTCTGATAAATTCGACAAACCCTTTAAGACGACAATCACATAGCCATGGATTGTCGTGGAGCGCCAGAACAACATTTGCTGCCACACCATCTTTGACCCACTGTTTTCCTGTAGTTTGGAGGAGAGGCCAGTTCAGAAAGACGTCTTTTGATATGACCGTAAGTTGATTGAAGGATAAGTCTAAGTACGTCAGACCTGGCAAATGTCTCAAAGCGTATTCTTGGAGCACATCTAGTCGATTATGTTTTAGGTCCAAAATCTTTAGGTTTGGCGTAGCTTGGAACGCTGTCCATGGTACTGAACGCAGCTTGTTGCCCTGTAACCTCAACTCTGTTAAATTCCTGAGCCCTTCCAGACACTTGATATTCATAAGGGTGATATCGTTGAAATTTAGCCAAAGAAACTCCAAGGCACTAACACCAGAGAATGCCCCTCGAGGCAATTCGGTCAGGTGTGAATTCTCTATGCGAATCTTTATAAAATCATCAGTGATATCTTCTGGGATTTGTCCCATGGCGGTTTCCATACAAAGTAATGACCTACAAATTCACGGGAAAAAGGTTCATTCATAAATTGATAGAAAGGGGAAAGATTACATGCTTTCAAGgtgaactacacacacaaacatgttaacATGATAAGGAAAAACTATTAAAGTCGACAGGAATGGGAATGAAAAGTCTAGACTAGGCTACTCACCTTCCCAAATTGTCATTTGTACAAGAGCAACCGGGCAAACAATACGACGAACAAGGCGTTGCTAGACTAAAAACAAAAGTTATGGTTAATGGTATGTACAAGATGTCCATATTCCTTTAAAAGAAATGCCTGTGAGGTCTCTCTGCATGGTAAGTCTATCTCAGAGGGAAGAAAGCCTATTACCGTAATCTTCTTTGACGCAATTCTTAAGACACCAAATGACATCTTAGACACGccagaaatgtttatttttagcaATAAACCATATTATTTTCTTACTTTGCTGTCATCTACAGTAGAACCCTTAGATTGAGGTTTTGTGGATCATAATATTTGGAAATGAATATGAGCTGTATAATGTACTTATCCTGAACACTGAGCAATGTAATGTTAAAGACTAATCAAAAGTCGTTTAAAGACATACATAACGGAGAGGGTGAAATACCACTTTGGCTACAAACTAGCCAAGCCATTGTCAAGTAGAGACTttcaatacaaataaaaaaacacaatcTCTTTGGCTTTTGGTCAATATCAGGGTGCTTAGACATTAACGAGACAGaataatatgtatttatttaatggaCTACGTCTGGCCACAGCATGGCATTTTGATAAGATTGTTGTCTCAATGCACACAGAGCATCTAACTATAGTTAAAAGAACATTAAATGATTGTATTCCAGGCAACAAATGGAGCTCCACATAACCTTCATCCTCTCTGAtcaatttaaataaataattgcCTATTTTAATTAAGTTAAATGATTAGATTCTACAGAAATATTTGTTGGTCATTTAGACACTGACACTCAACACATTGTTTATATAAAACACAATTTATTTTGTCATAAACTAAGATGTACATTTATTTCTCAGATCATAAATACATATAAAATACATTGTATATTAGGTTTGATTCAGACAGTAAATCTGGCACATTAATATTTATGGTAAGTACAGTACACTGACATACAAAACTACATACATCATTTCTGCTTCACCAAATCTACAGACAGTATCAGATTAAAAACGTGGCGGAATGATGAGGCCATACAGCCCTCAGAAAACCTGACGCTAACTAAAAGATGGGTTTTACGTATTCTATAGCAACATattgttaaaaaaacaaaataacatttgGGTACATATGACCCCAATGAAAGTGCATGACCAATACAAAATACATGAATACAAATCAGACAGTTTGTATATGTATAATGAAATAATTTCCCTTTTGTACAAGTTCACCAGTTGGCCTATTTTTGTCCAAGGCTGTAAAATGAAAGTTATGTTAACATTTACTTTACATACATCTACACTCAAATAGCCTTGCATGCCCTTTTGCAGAAAGGTTTATGGTTCCCTCTCATTTTCCTATGGTCTCTCTCATTTGGTGGTGTGGATAGTTCGCCAGTGAATATCGCCAGCCTGAAGAGATCACTCAAAGTGTACTTTCTACATTTTGAGACCAACATTTGGTATCAGCAGAAGTATTCGTTTGGTGGCCCTTCAGTCCTGGCTGGGGCCTCGGAGTCCACACTTGACCTGGCAGAGAGGAGTCTGTTGGATTCATCTGGGTTGAGCTTGGTTAAGTACTCTGCCTCTGTACCCTTTGTCTTGGTCCCTGGGGAGAGCGTCTCAAAGGTGACGTAAGAGTCTTGCATCTCCTTGGACTTCTTCCCCAGCAGTTTTTGGCAGCGTTTCTTCAGTGCTCCGCAGCAGACAATCAATGTCAGGGGGACAGCGATAACGCAGGCCACAGTTATCACCACTACATTAATGAGCTTCTGGGTGCCACTGGCGCTAGCAGCTTCGTCCGTTGAGAAGATTACACACTGCTCCTTTTTGGGGATCAGGCCTTTGACGCAGACACAGGCAATGTACTTTGTCTTTGGCACTAGGCCATCGATGGTGATTCGGTTCTTGCCTGCTCCAACATTGATCCGACGCATATCCCTTTCTCCAAAAACAGCATATAGGACACTGAACTCGGTGGTGTTGGTGGCTGTTGGGGCTCGCCAGTTCAGGGAGACTGTGTGGTCGGTGTCCCCTATCACCTTTACTGAGCGCACCACCCTTCTCTCCGGGGCCTGCTGTAGGGAGGAGGCGTTGGCTGCCAGATTACTAAGCACTGCCTTCTCCACTTCCATTGGCTCAACTGTGCTGGGGACACCGGTCTGTCCATCTGGTACACTGTCAGAAATACTGTAGCTCTCAATCTCATACTTACCAGTGAAGCCATTGAGAGGCTCGATAATAGGCTGAGCAGCCATAGTTGTTGGTGGTGGGACATATCTGGCAATGAGCTTCTCCTGGTAGGCAGCTTTTCCAATACCTCCGTTTTTCTTCCCTCTGTTCCTTCTGGAGCCTCCACCCGTTTCCTCTGATCTAAATGAATCTGTGATGACCAGGGAAATTATGGCATCTGCAGTCCCCATGAAGTTGGTGGCTTTGCAGACATATCTCCCAGAGTCATGGTATGAAACTGCAGACACGCTTAGGATGGACCAAATTATTCCTTCCTTGGAAGCTTCTTCCTGTACTGTAACAAAAGATTAAGACGAATACAAAGAATCCTTAATCTTGTTATTACGCATGGTGACTGAAATAGATGTACTTGAACTGATCTTAGCAAGGATGATTTGTCTGAAATGACTTCAGCCAAACTCACCAGTGCCATTCATTTTCTTGCCGTCGGCACGGGTCCAGGATAGCTCGGGGATTGGGACCCCAATGGTCCCACAGCGAAGCAGCACATTATTCCCCAAGGAGCTGCGGACGCGAGCCACGGCTGTGTGAACACGAGGCCCTTGGCATCTCTGCAGTTCTGCCTCACTGAACAAGACACCTGACAGGCTCTCTGGGTCAGCGCAGCGCAATCGGGTATCTATGAGGGCTACAGGCGAGAAGGGCGACTTCTGGAACTGGACAAGGTCATACAACCGGCAGTCACACAGCCAGGGATTATCATGGAGACCTGTAATTATGGAAGAAAAACACAATGAAATGGTCTGCTACATGATTACAAAGTTAAGTATCACCCCCAACACCTCTCTGCTCCATTTAATATAGCAagacatacatatatatgtatatcacTGTGCTTTATCCCATCagccaaatatgtataatataaTGTAATGATTGAAGGAGAAGTGATCATGGTGATATAGGTAAATTAAGTTTGCCACAAGTAGTCTGTTAAGGTTAGACATTACTATTATTAGACTTAAACCAGCCCTCAGATAGAAGCCAGGTGGCCCAAGTTTACATTGGTATTATAATATGTCTGCAAGCACACAGgccttggagtcaggtggctgagcggttagggaagcgggcttgtaatcagaaggttgccagttcgattcccggccgtgccagatgacgttgtgtccttgggcaaggcacttcaccctacttgcctcggggagaatgtccctgtacttactgtaagtcgctctggataagagtgtctgctaaatgactaaatgtaaatgtagtctaaAAACACAGTATTCTTAGGTGTCATGGTCTGATCTTGATCCTCACCAAGAATCAGTTTGGAGGAATCGTCCTGGGATGGCTTCACACTCAGCCATGTGGTGAGGACCTCAGGGGGGAAAGTTGTCAGGCTGTTGCTTGATAAGTCCAAATAGGTTATATTTTTTATGTACATGGAGGCTTCGGTGGGGATGGATGTGATCTTGTTGTTATGCAGATCAAGAAGCCTTAAGTTGGGCATGTCAGTCAAAGACTCCCAGGGAAAAGAGGTAAGAGAGTTCCCATCTAGCCTCAGTTCATCCAAGCTATACAGACCACGGAAGCTGTCGACATTCAGAGAGCTCAAAGAGTTAAAGGACATCCACATAAATTCCAGGTTTTTTAGGTAGTGAAAGTTTTCACTGGAAATCCTTGTGATTGCCGTCTTCTCAATTCTCAATTTAGAGGTGTCAACAGGAAAATTGGGGGGGACTGCAGTGATTTCTGGATCATTGCAAAGCACACTCCTAAATGGGGAAAAATAGTAAAACAATCAACTGATGAAATGAGCAAACCTCAAAaagcatatattttttatatttatactAATTTAGTGTTACACACAAGGAATGGGACAATGTATAACTGCAAAAAAGAAGAGTCCAAATTCCTTTTTTAATCACTTGGTAGTAAGTTATATAAAACGAGAGTATTTTTTGTACATCACTAATAACCAAAGGAGATTAAAGAGCATTTGCAAGTTAATCCTTATACagtgaagaaagagaaaagctGTCCTGAAACTGAATTGTCCTGAACTCTTACATAAATTAACGGAAACGTACAGTTGAAACCGCTTGGTAATTCTTACCTTGATTTTGATCCGTCACTTAATTTGTGGAAGAAACAGTTACATTGGGATGGACACGCACTGCAAACCAGCGGCAGGCAAACTAATGCCATCCAAAAGCCCGGACAAAAATATCGAAACATGTTAACCTTAAAAAGCTACAACTAAACTATCCTACAATTAACACGGAAGCGCTGCAGCTTTGCTCATCCAAAGGTAAGAGCATCGTAGTGTCTTGTTCGCTCAGTGCCCCATACTGGTCTGCCTATTCTGATTCCACAGATAAAAAGGATATACAGGGATTAGTGAAAGGACTTTGGTTATTTTCATTCACACGATTATTGCTTCTGGGAAGCTGATAGGCGGAATCGTTTATATCTGTTTGTATACAGGGCAGGGCAAGTATATGCCTTGTATACCAACAGATAGAAACTATTGGAGCATACTTCCGAACGACAGATTGACGTTTGTCATGCAGACTACGGAGTTTTAATACTATCTTAAAAGCAACGCGCACCTGATCCATTGATTTAGTCGGGGTAACGAATACAGGCATTCAATCCCGCGTTCTCTGATTATAGGGCCTATTGTAATTTTAAGTGAAATATTCTCTATCTTGAAAAATAGTAGGCCAACGCTTGTAATAAAACGCTTTCCGTATGATTAGACATTTTAAATATTTCCCAATCGTAGCCGTATCTTCAAAATCAATGCTTATCAATGATTGTTTTGAATATACTGCTTTATTGTACAGTATTTTCCCGTTTATATTGGCCTATAAGTCATATAAGGCTTATGTCATACAACAAATTCTGTAAGAAATATAAGATGCGGATGCTTGATCGTTTTTAACTGACGAAATCTAAACCACTAGGTGGCAGACAGGACTACTAACCAACTAGagtgggtacaatttctggggaaattgtgaggtgtacttgcgtcggttgcagatgggtcagttttttttactgaaatttACCAACTGTTATTTCTGTATAATATGTATGTTATATACAGAAATAACATacatattatttatgaagattgcatagatttaaaagcatatgttgctgctcattta includes:
- the LOC136950822 gene encoding leucine-rich repeat, immunoglobulin-like domain and transmembrane domain-containing protein 1 — protein: MFRYFCPGFWMALVCLPLVCSACPSQCNCFFHKLSDGSKSRSVLCNDPEITAVPPNFPVDTSKLRIEKTAITRISSENFHYLKNLEFMWMSFNSLSSLNVDSFRGLYSLDELRLDGNSLTSFPWESLTDMPNLRLLDLHNNKITSIPTEASMYIKNITYLDLSSNSLTTFPPEVLTTWLSVKPSQDDSSKLILGLHDNPWLCDCRLYDLVQFQKSPFSPVALIDTRLRCADPESLSGVLFSEAELQRCQGPRVHTAVARVRSSLGNNVLLRCGTIGVPIPELSWTRADGKKMNGTVQEEASKEGIIWSILSVSAVSYHDSGRYVCKATNFMGTADAIISLVITDSFRSEETGGGSRRNRGKKNGGIGKAAYQEKLIARYVPPPTTMAAQPIIEPLNGFTGKYEIESYSISDSVPDGQTGVPSTVEPMEVEKAVLSNLAANASSLQQAPERRVVRSVKVIGDTDHTVSLNWRAPTATNTTEFSVLYAVFGERDMRRINVGAGKNRITIDGLVPKTKYIACVCVKGLIPKKEQCVIFSTDEAASASGTQKLINVVVITVACVIAVPLTLIVCCGALKKRCQKLLGKKSKEMQDSYVTFETLSPGTKTKGTEAEYLTKLNPDESNRLLSARSSVDSEAPARTEGPPNEYFC
- the LOC136950684 gene encoding leucine-rich repeat, immunoglobulin-like domain and transmembrane domain-containing protein 2, encoding METAMGQIPEDITDDFIKIRIENSHLTELPRGAFSGVSALEFLWLNFNDITLMNIKCLEGLRNLTELRLQGNKLRSVPWTAFQATPNLKILDLKHNRLDVLQEYALRHLPGLTYLDLSFNQLTVISKDVFLNWPLLQTTGKQWVKDGVAANVVLALHDNPWLCDCRLKGFVEFIRTVSPPLILMNSYLTCAGPSTRAGKFFHELQLKTCMKPVASALDTNITLPLGANLTLTCLVKARPDPSIQWMYSLKIIRGFAVKQIRVDEDTIRSQLIIPSLHLADRGYYICIANNFIGNSSISVIVNVRSVNSSVTLSPAFPLASAEENVYIDIRISKQTVYGITLEWYAITENPAETWFTIHFGKYDFPKKEMIYIGPGINSYSVGDLMPVTKYEVCVTLKNQAPREGQCIVFVTGSDISELEQRERLIHIIVIVCAMVLAVPAGMYACTTDTRFNCFERCTEVCKRRRQQGKDLKRAEERHGTFDSLQAASDEALCRDSEERMMRRRSDDKSGKGISGAQLY